Proteins from one Streptomyces sp. NBC_00289 genomic window:
- a CDS encoding RidA family protein → MAITLANPEGLVQVDLYRQMSVATGSKLVFIAGQVAWDADGVTVGKGDLAAQVEQCYLNVGTALAEAGASFDDVAKLTVYLVDWTPDKMPLFMEGLARAAAKLGITPGPPLTGVGVAALAEPDILVEIEATAVID, encoded by the coding sequence ATGGCCATCACCCTGGCAAACCCCGAAGGACTGGTGCAGGTCGATCTCTACCGGCAGATGTCGGTCGCGACCGGGTCGAAGCTGGTCTTCATCGCCGGGCAGGTCGCCTGGGATGCCGACGGGGTCACGGTTGGTAAAGGTGACCTCGCCGCTCAGGTCGAGCAGTGCTACCTCAACGTCGGCACGGCCCTGGCCGAGGCCGGTGCTTCCTTCGACGACGTGGCGAAACTGACCGTCTACCTCGTCGACTGGACCCCCGACAAGATGCCCCTGTTCATGGAGGGGCTCGCTCGGGCGGCCGCGAAACTGGGAATCACCCCGGGCCCGCCGCTCACAGGCGTGGGCGTCGCCGCCCTGGCCGAGCCCGACATCCTGGTCGAGATCGAAGCCACCGCAGTTATCGACTGA